Proteins from one Haliscomenobacter hydrossis DSM 1100 genomic window:
- a CDS encoding di-heme oxidoredictase family protein, which produces MGKNFIYLLFTLFCCAILFSTCEKILPPTPAENELLDGPIPGLTGAENARFLKGDIAFNDEIFTPQTGLGPLFVATSCGSCHAGDGKGTPFTTLTRFGQTDHTGNRFLHQGGPQLQHRALAGIQPEGVPSGATFAKFTPPANTGLGFLDFVADADIMSMADPDDANGDGISGVPNWINLRGYVTPRANAMVQNGQHIGRFGKKAATYDLLQQTATAYNQDMGISSNFEPYDTYTGHEIDPEVSNQTIQDVVFYLQTLKVPVPRKEDNSEVKAGKQLFQKIQCASCHRPELKTGYSPIAVLSFKTFQPYTDLLLHDMGTALDDGYTEGSATTAEWRTPPLWGLGLSKNSQGGKYFLLHDGRAKSIEEAILLHGGEAQNSKALYQALSPQEKQQLIQFLESL; this is translated from the coding sequence ATGGGAAAAAACTTCATTTACCTTTTATTCACCCTCTTTTGCTGTGCCATTTTGTTCAGCACCTGCGAAAAAATCCTACCTCCCACTCCAGCTGAAAACGAGCTGCTCGATGGCCCCATTCCAGGACTCACCGGAGCCGAAAATGCGCGATTCTTAAAGGGAGACATCGCGTTCAATGACGAAATTTTTACCCCACAAACGGGTTTAGGCCCTTTGTTTGTAGCTACCTCCTGCGGCAGTTGTCATGCTGGAGACGGCAAGGGCACTCCGTTTACCACCCTGACCCGTTTTGGCCAAACAGACCATACAGGCAATCGTTTTTTGCACCAAGGTGGCCCTCAATTGCAACACCGTGCACTGGCTGGTATTCAACCGGAAGGCGTCCCCAGTGGGGCAACTTTTGCAAAGTTCACCCCACCTGCCAATACGGGCCTGGGCTTTTTAGACTTTGTAGCTGACGCTGATATTATGTCCATGGCCGATCCCGATGACGCCAATGGCGATGGAATTTCGGGGGTGCCCAATTGGATCAACTTGCGCGGATATGTAACACCCCGTGCAAACGCGATGGTTCAAAATGGTCAACACATTGGCCGTTTTGGTAAAAAAGCGGCGACTTACGACCTCTTGCAACAAACGGCAACGGCCTACAATCAAGACATGGGCATTAGCTCCAATTTTGAACCCTATGACACCTATACTGGTCATGAAATTGACCCCGAAGTGTCCAATCAAACCATTCAGGACGTAGTTTTTTACTTACAAACGCTCAAGGTGCCAGTTCCTAGAAAAGAAGACAATTCCGAGGTAAAGGCTGGGAAACAGCTTTTCCAAAAAATCCAGTGTGCGAGCTGTCATCGCCCCGAACTCAAAACGGGCTACTCACCCATTGCGGTACTTTCATTCAAGACCTTTCAACCTTATACCGACCTGCTTTTGCACGACATGGGCACTGCACTCGACGACGGCTACACGGAGGGCTCGGCGACAACTGCTGAATGGCGCACGCCCCCGCTATGGGGCTTGGGATTATCCAAAAACTCCCAGGGTGGTAAATATTTTTTGTTGCACGACGGGCGAGCCAAAAGCATCGAGGAAGCCATCTTGCTGCACGGGGGTGAAGCCCAAAATAGCAAAGCCCTGTACCAGGCACTTTCGCCGCAAGAAAAACAACAATTGATTCAATTTTTAGAAAGCCTGTAA
- a CDS encoding ubiquinol-cytochrome c reductase iron-sulfur subunit has protein sequence MERREFIKKSCLTCAGLSLSTALMQSCSSAYVVMGSIEDNRIALKKSEFFYLKKEKPMIREWVLVKTEKIPLPIGVYRFDDHKYAATYLECAHQQCEVEPEGDHLQCPCHGSEYSNTGKLQKGPAEADLKSFSLTTDEENIYILLK, from the coding sequence ATGGAAAGACGAGAATTTATCAAAAAATCCTGCCTGACCTGCGCAGGCCTGAGTTTGTCCACCGCATTGATGCAAAGTTGTAGTTCTGCATATGTAGTAATGGGGAGCATTGAGGACAACCGTATTGCGTTGAAAAAATCAGAGTTTTTTTACCTCAAAAAGGAAAAACCCATGATCAGGGAATGGGTATTGGTGAAAACCGAAAAAATCCCGCTACCCATTGGCGTGTATCGCTTTGATGACCACAAATATGCCGCGACTTATTTGGAATGTGCTCACCAGCAATGTGAAGTTGAACCCGAAGGTGACCACCTACAATGCCCTTGTCACGGCTCCGAGTATTCCAATACGGGCAAGTTACAAAAAGGACCCGCCGAGGCTGATTTAAAATCCTTTTCCCTCACTACCGACGAGGAGAACATCTATATCCTGTTAAAATGA
- a CDS encoding HYC_CC_PP family protein, whose product MLKFLHIILALNVLLSTSGVTVFEHLCQMNGRTISIFIQPKGCCKSQKVTQNSCQKAKCSLKDHHHSSLSKKPCCEDKSQLLKSTPEGSTPKIVTLDFNFDFIAVNFLPSIVWTNTITPTSQKALRFYLYKPPPTVTDIRVFIQSFLC is encoded by the coding sequence ATGCTTAAGTTTTTGCACATCATTTTGGCGCTCAATGTGCTGTTATCCACCAGTGGGGTAACGGTATTTGAGCACTTGTGCCAAATGAATGGTAGAACGATAAGTATTTTTATTCAGCCTAAAGGATGTTGTAAATCTCAAAAGGTTACACAAAATTCTTGTCAAAAGGCAAAATGTAGCCTCAAAGATCACCACCACTCCTCTTTATCTAAAAAACCTTGCTGCGAGGATAAGTCACAACTCCTAAAATCAACTCCTGAGGGATCTACCCCGAAGATTGTTACCCTTGATTTCAATTTTGACTTTATAGCAGTCAACTTTTTGCCTTCTATTGTATGGACAAATACGATTACCCCAACCAGCCAAAAAGCACTCCGCTTCTACCTGTATAAACCACCACCTACGGTGACCGATATTCGGGTGTTTATACAGTCTTTCCTTTGTTAG
- a CDS encoding DUF2911 domain-containing protein — protein MKKLLMASLSLLFVWASYAQTPTKKVDFKVPTASPDATFTQHFGESEIKVTYGRPLARGRKVFGNLVPFDSLWRTGAGDCTTIELSEEVGIGGKKMAPGKYALFTIPGIEEWTIVLNSDVSLHGAFGYTAQKDVHRFKVKSQKAERFYETFTTEINDFAADGSASLNLIWENTQVKIPLTTTSDERIMTEIRQRLLENKEQDADLLFQAANYYYTTRRDLKQATTWVSAAEKLDAENFAIPNLAQKIFADTKQYSLAIDAAKRAIVLAEKQNRTSAVTSLKKRIAEWQQLLKSKP, from the coding sequence ATGAAAAAGTTATTGATGGCTAGCCTGTCACTGCTTTTTGTATGGGCTAGCTATGCCCAAACACCAACTAAAAAAGTAGACTTTAAAGTCCCTACCGCAAGCCCAGATGCTACTTTTACCCAACATTTTGGGGAAAGTGAAATCAAAGTTACTTATGGTCGTCCCCTTGCCCGAGGGCGTAAGGTTTTTGGCAACTTGGTTCCTTTTGATAGCTTATGGCGTACCGGAGCGGGCGATTGTACCACAATTGAACTGTCAGAAGAGGTCGGTATTGGTGGTAAAAAAATGGCTCCGGGCAAATACGCACTATTCACCATTCCAGGCATCGAAGAATGGACCATTGTCCTCAACAGTGATGTAAGCTTGCATGGAGCTTTTGGGTATACCGCTCAAAAAGACGTACATCGCTTCAAAGTGAAGTCCCAAAAGGCAGAACGTTTCTACGAGACTTTTACCACCGAGATCAATGATTTTGCAGCGGATGGAAGTGCTTCTTTGAATTTGATTTGGGAAAATACTCAGGTTAAAATTCCACTGACTACTACTTCCGATGAGAGAATTATGACCGAGATTCGCCAAAGGCTTTTGGAGAACAAGGAGCAGGACGCAGACTTGCTCTTCCAGGCTGCCAATTATTACTACACTACTCGACGTGATCTTAAGCAAGCGACTACTTGGGTATCAGCAGCCGAAAAACTGGATGCAGAAAACTTTGCCATTCCTAATCTTGCTCAGAAAATTTTTGCGGATACAAAACAGTACAGCTTGGCCATCGATGCGGCCAAACGAGCCATTGTTTTGGCAGAAAAGCAAAATCGTACCAGCGCGGTAACCAGTTTGAAAAAACGCATTGCCGAGTGGCAACAACTACTGAAATCCAAACCATAA